In a single window of the Xylanimonas protaetiae genome:
- a CDS encoding acyltransferase family protein: MAALLVPPTAVDDPVAVPRRTPGRDVVAGPRAGRDVSARPALGRDVSARPALGRDVLVDGVRALATLGVVAVHWLMPEATFDGDRLWVGNALGHGGAWVLTWVLQVLPLLFFAAGASAAYQHARLPRGRGWAGAVGARVRGVARPVAAFAGAWVVALALLLATTLPDTAVLRLARMAPQLLWFLAVWVALVALTPLARAAWQRWRWSALAVAFAAPLAVDALRLGAGLERAAWANVLLVWAVPFLLGVAYADDRSGWAAPEVRPLVVTHRMLHRRWARTVPVDALPRPLLAGVAVLAVGVMAALVASGPHPASMIGMPGDALSNLAPPTAPIVAQSVAQVAVVLLARDVIVRWARGRGRGVVGVLARRSMTVYLWHLTAMFVVVGGVLLGLHETLPAPWSTDWWASRPLWWGAFALVLMGLVRVFGRFEAPRGAQSAGSAIA, from the coding sequence ATGGCCGCCCTGCTCGTCCCGCCGACCGCCGTCGACGACCCCGTCGCCGTGCCCCGCCGCACCCCCGGCCGCGACGTGGTCGCCGGCCCCCGTGCCGGCCGCGACGTGTCCGCCCGCCCCGCCCTCGGTCGCGACGTGTCCGCCCGCCCCGCCCTCGGTCGCGACGTGCTCGTCGACGGCGTCCGGGCGCTGGCGACCCTGGGCGTCGTCGCCGTGCACTGGCTCATGCCGGAGGCCACGTTCGACGGCGACCGGCTGTGGGTCGGCAACGCGCTCGGGCACGGCGGGGCGTGGGTGCTCACCTGGGTGCTCCAGGTGCTGCCGCTGCTGTTCTTCGCGGCCGGGGCGTCGGCGGCCTACCAGCACGCGCGGCTGCCGCGGGGCCGCGGCTGGGCGGGGGCGGTGGGCGCCCGCGTGCGGGGCGTCGCGCGGCCCGTCGCGGCGTTCGCGGGGGCGTGGGTGGTGGCGCTGGCACTGCTGCTGGCCACCACGCTGCCGGACACGGCGGTGCTGCGGCTGGCGCGGATGGCCCCGCAGCTCCTGTGGTTCCTCGCGGTGTGGGTCGCGCTCGTCGCGCTGACGCCCCTGGCGCGGGCGGCCTGGCAGCGCTGGAGGTGGTCCGCGCTCGCGGTGGCCTTCGCCGCCCCGCTCGCCGTGGACGCGCTGCGCCTCGGCGCCGGACTCGAGCGGGCGGCCTGGGCCAACGTGCTGCTCGTGTGGGCGGTGCCGTTCCTGCTCGGCGTGGCGTACGCCGACGACCGTTCCGGGTGGGCCGCCCCGGAGGTCCGGCCGCTCGTCGTCACGCACCGCATGCTCCACCGGCGGTGGGCCCGGACCGTCCCCGTCGACGCGCTGCCGCGCCCGCTCCTGGCCGGCGTGGCCGTGCTCGCCGTCGGGGTCATGGCTGCGCTCGTCGCCTCCGGGCCGCACCCGGCCAGCATGATCGGCATGCCGGGTGACGCCCTCTCCAACCTCGCCCCGCCCACCGCCCCGATCGTGGCGCAGTCGGTCGCGCAGGTCGCCGTCGTGCTGCTCGCCCGCGACGTGATCGTCCGGTGGGCGCGGGGCCGCGGCCGCGGCGTCGTCGGCGTGCTGGCCCGCCGGTCCATGACCGTCTACCTGTGGCACCTGACCGCGATGTTCGTCGTCGTCGGCGGGGTGCTGCTGGGGCTGCACGAGACGCTGCCAGCACCGTGGAGCACCGACTGGTGGGCGAGCCGTCCCCTGTGGTGGGGTGCGTTCGCCCTCGTGCTGATGGGCCTCGTGCGGGTGTTCGGCCGGTTCGAGGCGCCACGCGGCGCTCAGTCGGCCGGGTCGGCCATCGCGTAG
- a CDS encoding DUF5719 family protein translates to MARKPSQKPVRRRAGRALRVVGATSTGVVAVGALAAATLFAGPWASALGTAPAVSTVHDVAVAPAPALLVCPPPAALAEGANVGDSQFTATPVETQSTVVAGVLGTGGDATWSPSGGDPAPLARGAAAAAGTAPATAGTVVAAVPGAGEPLRAAGATTSLTTAGDLRGLASAPCVPPAISQWIVGGGTEVGTTAVLVVQNPSERSATVTLDVFGPAGKVALGSRGTFLVGPGETTRVNVGAAAPDQRRIAVHVASTGARVAANLQVQSLAGLLPRGVDLLAPGAAPARSVTVAGVVSDGQPLDDPDAPVLRVLAPEGGPGTARVSIYGEDGITRLRGTESVELQPGVVTDVPLGGLPAGGYVVVVDADVDVVAAAGYSRAAATSPDDVVQGTMLDVAWAAGQPLPGPGDHGLVAVPAGTRPILTVGALPETRDGSDPTGDPVRATVRVYGLDGAVLTEVGLDLTPGTVQRTAVADWVGESAPALVSVDVDGSAEGRVAWALELSAGSDLLVSSVAPTPTAEAADRVRVQAVDAQDARR, encoded by the coding sequence ATGGCCCGCAAGCCAAGCCAGAAGCCGGTGCGACGCCGGGCAGGACGCGCGCTGCGCGTCGTCGGGGCGACGTCGACGGGCGTGGTCGCCGTAGGTGCCCTGGCGGCCGCGACGCTGTTCGCCGGCCCCTGGGCGAGTGCGCTCGGCACCGCGCCCGCCGTGAGCACCGTGCACGACGTCGCGGTCGCCCCGGCGCCCGCGCTGCTCGTCTGCCCGCCGCCCGCGGCGCTCGCGGAGGGCGCGAACGTGGGCGACTCGCAGTTCACGGCCACGCCGGTGGAGACGCAGTCGACCGTCGTCGCGGGCGTGCTCGGCACGGGCGGCGACGCGACCTGGTCGCCGTCCGGCGGCGACCCCGCACCGCTCGCCCGCGGCGCGGCCGCCGCGGCGGGGACGGCCCCGGCGACCGCCGGGACCGTCGTCGCGGCCGTCCCGGGCGCCGGGGAGCCGCTCCGCGCGGCCGGCGCGACGACGTCCCTGACCACCGCCGGCGACCTGCGCGGCCTCGCGAGCGCCCCGTGCGTCCCGCCGGCCATCTCGCAGTGGATCGTGGGCGGGGGCACCGAGGTCGGCACGACGGCCGTGCTCGTCGTGCAGAACCCCAGCGAGCGCAGCGCGACCGTCACGCTCGACGTCTTCGGGCCCGCGGGGAAGGTCGCGCTCGGCAGCCGCGGGACGTTCCTCGTCGGCCCGGGCGAGACGACCCGCGTCAACGTCGGCGCGGCCGCGCCGGACCAGCGCCGCATCGCCGTCCACGTCGCCTCGACGGGGGCCCGCGTGGCCGCGAACCTCCAGGTGCAGTCGCTCGCCGGCCTGCTGCCGCGCGGCGTCGACCTGCTCGCGCCCGGGGCCGCGCCCGCCCGCAGCGTCACCGTCGCCGGCGTCGTCTCGGACGGGCAGCCGCTCGACGACCCCGACGCGCCCGTGCTGCGGGTGCTGGCACCCGAGGGCGGGCCCGGCACCGCGCGCGTGAGCATCTACGGGGAGGACGGCATCACACGCCTGCGCGGCACCGAGTCCGTCGAGCTCCAGCCGGGCGTCGTCACCGACGTGCCGCTCGGCGGCCTGCCCGCCGGGGGCTACGTCGTCGTGGTCGACGCCGACGTCGACGTCGTCGCCGCGGCCGGGTACTCGCGCGCCGCCGCGACCTCGCCCGACGACGTCGTGCAGGGCACGATGCTCGACGTCGCGTGGGCCGCCGGCCAGCCGCTGCCCGGTCCGGGCGACCACGGCCTGGTCGCCGTCCCGGCGGGCACGCGGCCGATCCTGACCGTCGGCGCGCTCCCCGAGACGCGCGACGGCTCGGACCCCACCGGAGACCCGGTGCGCGCGACCGTGCGCGTCTACGGGCTCGACGGGGCCGTGCTCACGGAGGTCGGGCTGGACCTGACGCCCGGCACGGTGCAGCGCACCGCGGTCGCTGACTGGGTCGGGGAGAGCGCACCCGCGCTCGTGTCGGTCGACGTCGACGGGAGCGCGGAGGGCCGTGTCGCCTGGGCGCTCGAGCTCAGCGCGGGGTCGGACCTGCTCGTGTCGTCGGTCGCGCCCACGCCGACCGCCGAGGCGGCCGACCGCGTGCGGGTGCAGGCCGTCGACGCGCAGGACGCGCGGCGCTAG
- a CDS encoding DUF3499 domain-containing protein, whose protein sequence is MRSVRQCSRTACTRAAVATLTYVYADSTAVLGPLAQLAEPHSYDLCADHAGRLTAPRGWEVVRLSAEYADTRPTPDDLSALAEAVREAGRARPTTPAEPASVSETARRGHLRVLRAQQQEPPGL, encoded by the coding sequence GTGAGATCGGTTCGGCAGTGCTCGCGCACGGCCTGCACGCGTGCGGCCGTCGCGACGCTCACCTACGTGTACGCGGACTCCACCGCGGTCCTCGGCCCGCTGGCACAGCTCGCGGAGCCCCACAGCTACGACCTGTGCGCCGACCATGCCGGGCGCCTCACGGCGCCGCGCGGCTGGGAGGTGGTGCGGCTCTCCGCCGAGTACGCCGACACGCGCCCGACGCCGGACGACCTGTCCGCGCTCGCGGAGGCCGTGCGCGAGGCAGGGCGCGCCCGCCCGACGACGCCGGCCGAGCCCGCCTCCGTCTCCGAGACCGCCCGCCGCGGGCACCTGCGAGTGCTGCGCGCGCAGCAGCAGGAGCCACCGGGGCTCTAG
- a CDS encoding phosphomannomutase/phosphoglucomutase: protein MTSIDLTTIIKAYDVRGTVPDPFSPAVAEAVGAAFARVVVLPGSGDGATRPEVVIGNDMRDSGPELVQAFAHGLTDAGVDVVLIGLCSTDGLYYASGARNVPGAMFTASHNPAIYNGIKLCRPGARPVGEATGLAEVRSLAQTFLDEGLPAPAEERGTVSEVDLLGEYSAFLRSLVDLSGIRPLKVVVDAGNGMGGHTVPAVLGTGAGLPALPLDIVPLYFELDGSFPNHEANPLDPKNLVDLQAAVVEHGADLGLAFDGDADRCFVVDENGRAVSPSAVTALVGLRELAKELAEGRPATIIHNLITSQAVPELLQAAGATTVRTRVGHSFIKAEMAEHEAVFGGEHSAHYYFRDFWFADTGMLAAMHVLAALGGQEHPMSALSEMYEPYVASGEINSRVPDVAAARRRVLDAYLAAYPDATLDELDGATVSHWDATPRWWFNLRASNTEPLLRLNVEAADADIMEKVRDDVLSLVRAEGGEPA, encoded by the coding sequence GTGACGAGCATCGATCTCACCACGATCATCAAGGCCTATGACGTCCGCGGTACCGTCCCGGACCCGTTCTCCCCGGCGGTGGCCGAGGCGGTCGGCGCGGCGTTCGCGCGCGTCGTCGTGCTCCCAGGCTCAGGCGACGGCGCGACGCGCCCCGAGGTCGTCATCGGCAACGACATGCGCGACTCGGGCCCCGAGCTCGTCCAGGCCTTCGCGCACGGGCTGACCGACGCGGGTGTCGACGTCGTCCTCATCGGCCTGTGCTCCACGGACGGCCTCTACTACGCGTCGGGCGCGCGCAACGTGCCCGGTGCGATGTTCACGGCGTCGCACAACCCCGCCATCTACAACGGCATCAAGCTGTGCCGCCCCGGCGCCCGCCCCGTGGGCGAGGCGACCGGCCTCGCCGAGGTGCGCTCGCTCGCCCAGACGTTCCTCGACGAGGGGCTGCCCGCCCCGGCCGAGGAGCGGGGCACGGTCTCCGAGGTCGACCTGCTCGGCGAGTACTCAGCGTTCCTGCGCTCGCTCGTGGACCTGTCCGGCATCCGCCCGCTCAAGGTCGTCGTCGACGCCGGCAACGGCATGGGCGGCCACACCGTGCCCGCGGTGCTGGGCACGGGCGCCGGCCTGCCGGCCCTGCCGCTCGACATCGTGCCGCTGTACTTCGAGCTCGACGGTTCGTTCCCGAACCACGAGGCGAACCCGCTCGACCCGAAGAACCTCGTCGACCTGCAGGCGGCCGTCGTCGAGCACGGCGCCGACCTCGGGCTGGCGTTCGACGGCGACGCCGACCGCTGCTTCGTCGTCGACGAGAACGGGCGTGCGGTCTCGCCGTCGGCCGTGACGGCGCTCGTGGGCCTGCGCGAGCTGGCCAAGGAGCTCGCCGAGGGCCGCCCCGCGACGATCATCCACAACCTGATCACCTCGCAGGCCGTGCCCGAGCTGCTCCAGGCCGCGGGCGCGACGACGGTGCGCACGCGCGTGGGCCACTCGTTCATCAAGGCCGAGATGGCCGAGCACGAGGCCGTGTTCGGCGGCGAGCACTCCGCGCACTACTACTTCCGCGACTTCTGGTTCGCGGACACGGGCATGCTCGCCGCGATGCACGTGCTCGCCGCGCTCGGCGGGCAGGAGCACCCGATGTCGGCGCTCTCGGAGATGTACGAGCCGTACGTCGCCTCGGGCGAGATCAACTCGCGTGTGCCCGACGTCGCCGCCGCGCGCCGGCGCGTCCTCGACGCCTACCTGGCCGCCTACCCGGACGCGACGCTCGACGAGCTCGACGGCGCGACCGTGTCCCACTGGGACGCGACCCCGCGCTGGTGGTTCAACCTGCGCGCCTCGAACACCGAGCCGCTGCTGCGCCTCAACGTCGAGGCGGCCGACGCCGACATCATGGAGAAGGTGCGCGACGACGTCCTGTCGCTCGTGCGCGCCGAGGGAGGAGAGCCCGCGTGA
- the ahcY gene encoding adenosylhomocysteinase: MSTFDEAPGRYKVRSLALAESGRHQIRLAEHEMPGLMALRAEYGEDKPLAGARVAGSLHMTVQTAVLIETLVALGAEVRWASCNIFSTQDEAAAAIAVGPTGTPEDPQGVPVFAWKGETLEEYWDCTEQILLWPTADGAHQGPNMILDDGGDATMLVHLGLQYERAGVVPPNTLPGEPDHTHEMNVVRDVLRRALEADPLRWTEIAGEIKGVTEETTTGVHRLYHLAEAGELLFPAINVNDSVTKSKFDNKYGIRHSLPDGINRATDILIGGKVAFVAGYGDVGKGAAEAFRGQGARVIVSEVDPICALQAAMDGFQVARIEDVLDEADFFITTTGNKDIVLAEHMQQMKDKAVVGNIGHFDNEIDMAGLADVPGVVKTEIKPQVHEWTFPSGKSVIVLSEGRLLNLGNATGHPSFVMSNSFSNQTIAQIELFVDAAKPESDRQYERQVYRLPKILDEKVARTHLDALGVRLTELSKEQAEYIGVPVEGPYKPEHYRY; the protein is encoded by the coding sequence GTGTCCACGTTCGACGAAGCCCCGGGCCGCTACAAGGTCCGCTCCCTGGCCCTGGCCGAATCCGGCCGTCACCAGATCCGCCTGGCCGAGCACGAGATGCCGGGCCTCATGGCCCTGCGCGCCGAGTACGGCGAGGACAAGCCGCTCGCCGGCGCCCGCGTCGCAGGCTCGCTGCACATGACGGTGCAGACCGCCGTCCTCATCGAGACGCTCGTGGCGCTGGGCGCCGAGGTCCGCTGGGCGTCGTGCAACATCTTCTCGACGCAGGACGAGGCCGCTGCGGCCATCGCCGTCGGCCCCACAGGGACGCCTGAGGACCCGCAGGGCGTGCCCGTCTTCGCCTGGAAGGGCGAGACGCTCGAGGAGTACTGGGACTGCACCGAGCAGATCCTGCTCTGGCCCACCGCCGACGGAGCCCACCAGGGCCCGAACATGATCCTCGACGACGGCGGCGACGCCACGATGCTCGTCCACCTGGGCCTCCAGTACGAGCGGGCCGGCGTCGTCCCGCCGAACACCCTGCCCGGCGAGCCCGACCACACGCACGAGATGAACGTCGTGCGCGACGTGCTGCGCCGCGCGCTCGAGGCCGACCCGCTGCGCTGGACGGAGATCGCCGGCGAGATCAAGGGCGTCACCGAGGAGACGACCACGGGCGTCCACCGCCTGTACCACCTGGCCGAGGCGGGCGAGCTGCTGTTCCCGGCCATCAACGTCAACGACTCCGTGACCAAGTCGAAGTTCGACAACAAGTACGGCATCCGCCACTCGCTGCCGGACGGCATCAACCGCGCCACCGACATCCTCATCGGCGGCAAGGTCGCGTTCGTCGCCGGGTACGGCGACGTCGGCAAGGGTGCCGCCGAGGCGTTCCGCGGGCAGGGCGCGCGCGTCATCGTCTCCGAGGTCGACCCCATCTGCGCGCTGCAGGCCGCCATGGACGGTTTCCAGGTGGCCCGTATCGAGGACGTGCTCGACGAGGCCGACTTCTTCATCACCACGACCGGCAACAAGGACATCGTCCTGGCCGAGCACATGCAGCAGATGAAGGACAAGGCCGTCGTCGGCAACATCGGCCACTTCGACAACGAGATCGACATGGCCGGCCTGGCCGACGTCCCCGGCGTCGTCAAGACGGAGATCAAGCCGCAGGTCCACGAGTGGACGTTCCCCTCGGGGAAGTCGGTCATCGTGCTCTCCGAGGGCCGTCTGCTCAACCTCGGCAACGCGACCGGGCACCCGTCGTTCGTCATGTCGAACTCGTTCTCGAACCAGACGATCGCGCAGATCGAGCTGTTCGTCGACGCCGCCAAGCCGGAGTCCGACCGCCAGTACGAGCGCCAGGTGTACCGCCTGCCGAAGATCCTCGACGAGAAGGTGGCCCGCACCCACCTCGACGCCCTGGGCGTGCGCCTCACGGAGCTGTCGAAGGAGCAGGCCGAGTACATCGGCGTCCCGGTCGAGGGCCCGTACAAGCCGGAGCACTACCGGTATTGA
- a CDS encoding Trm112 family protein yields MNLIAPWVREILRCPVTGAELVDGVGPDGEPELHSTDKERPLAYPVREGIPVLLESDARPL; encoded by the coding sequence GTGAACCTCATCGCGCCCTGGGTCCGCGAGATCCTGCGCTGCCCGGTCACGGGTGCCGAGCTGGTCGACGGCGTCGGCCCGGACGGCGAGCCGGAGCTGCACTCGACCGACAAGGAGCGCCCGCTGGCCTACCCGGTCCGCGAGGGCATCCCCGTGCTGCTGGAGTCGGACGCGCGCCCGCTCTGA
- a CDS encoding MFS transporter, translating into MPDATNPPLFPFRTVVLGAFVPAFLFDVGVGALLPVIAPTATDLGSSLAVAGVVAALLPIGTIAADLPAGALAAKVGDRVAMVIAGVVGAVAFALAALAASLVVLAGAVLVLGAAEAVFNLARHSYLTEITPPLKRARVMSTLGGVHRIGQFVGPFAGALVIDRVGLHGAYWLAAVAAVAATVTVVLVRDDIPTPVPARAVVASAVVASSGGTSSGGDAPRATLGSVLRDHRALFTTLGVACLLIGAVRGARQTVIPLWGEHLGLDPAVASVIFGVAGGVDMLLFYPAGKVMDRMGRNWIAIPSMLLMGVALVLLPFTGGATSLAVVGMALGFGNGIGSGILMTLGSDASPAHGRAQFLGLWRVLQDTGSAVGPLVVSAGAALGSLAAGIWATAALAPTAAAALARWVPRWTVHANRTTRRAAGIVS; encoded by the coding sequence ATGCCTGACGCAACCAATCCTCCGCTCTTCCCGTTCCGGACCGTGGTGCTGGGTGCGTTCGTGCCCGCGTTCCTGTTCGACGTCGGCGTCGGCGCGCTGCTGCCGGTCATCGCGCCCACCGCGACCGACCTGGGCTCGAGCCTCGCCGTCGCGGGCGTGGTCGCCGCCCTGCTGCCGATCGGCACGATCGCGGCCGACCTGCCCGCGGGGGCGCTGGCCGCGAAGGTGGGCGACCGCGTCGCGATGGTCATCGCGGGCGTCGTCGGCGCGGTCGCGTTCGCGCTCGCCGCGCTGGCCGCCAGCCTGGTGGTCCTGGCGGGCGCCGTGCTCGTGCTCGGTGCCGCAGAGGCCGTGTTCAACCTCGCCCGGCACTCGTACCTCACGGAGATCACGCCGCCGCTCAAGCGGGCGCGCGTCATGTCCACGCTCGGCGGGGTGCACCGCATCGGGCAGTTCGTCGGCCCGTTCGCGGGCGCGCTCGTCATCGACCGGGTCGGGCTGCACGGCGCGTACTGGCTCGCCGCGGTCGCGGCGGTCGCCGCGACCGTCACGGTCGTCCTCGTCCGCGACGACATCCCGACGCCGGTCCCGGCAAGGGCTGTCGTCGCGTCGGCTGTCGTCGCGTCGTCGGGCGGCACGTCGTCGGGCGGCGACGCCCCGCGCGCGACGCTCGGGTCCGTGCTGCGCGACCACCGCGCCCTCTTCACGACGCTCGGCGTCGCGTGCCTGCTCATCGGGGCCGTGCGCGGGGCGCGGCAGACCGTCATCCCGCTGTGGGGCGAGCACCTGGGGCTCGACCCGGCCGTCGCGTCGGTGATCTTCGGCGTCGCGGGCGGTGTCGACATGCTGCTGTTCTACCCGGCGGGCAAGGTCATGGACCGCATGGGCCGCAACTGGATCGCGATCCCGTCGATGCTGCTCATGGGCGTCGCGCTCGTGCTGCTGCCGTTCACGGGCGGGGCGACGTCGCTCGCCGTCGTCGGTATGGCGCTCGGGTTCGGCAACGGGATCGGCTCGGGCATCCTCATGACGCTCGGCTCGGACGCGTCACCCGCGCACGGGCGGGCGCAGTTCCTCGGGCTGTGGCGCGTGCTCCAGGACACGGGGTCGGCCGTGGGGCCGCTCGTCGTGTCCGCGGGCGCCGCGCTCGGCTCGCTCGCCGCGGGCATCTGGGCCACGGCCGCGCTCGCCCCGACGGCGGCCGCGGCGCTCGCCCGCTGGGTGCCGCGGTGGACCGTCCACGCCAACCGCACGACGCGGCGCGCGGCGGGGATCGTCTCCTGA
- a CDS encoding metallopeptidase family protein translates to MGIFGSSRGSGPAPRPHGHSRRLRTGAAPAPEVGDPVATTGADLPPAPPRRRDRRGRGLRGPLMPATLPAHRTRADQFDDLVLDAVDDLERTWARQLAGTEFAVEDVPPSDPAPWEDGGVPLGRCFPAESGQPARVVVYRRPVELRAEDEDDLADLVHDVVVEQVAHLLARTPEEIDPGFEGR, encoded by the coding sequence GTGGGAATCTTCGGCTCGTCACGCGGCTCCGGGCCCGCGCCCCGGCCGCACGGGCACTCGCGCCGCCTGCGGACCGGGGCGGCGCCCGCCCCCGAGGTGGGCGATCCCGTCGCGACGACCGGCGCCGACCTCCCGCCGGCGCCGCCGCGTCGCCGCGACCGCCGGGGCCGCGGGCTGCGCGGTCCCCTGATGCCCGCCACCCTGCCGGCCCACCGCACGCGCGCCGACCAGTTCGACGACCTGGTGCTCGACGCCGTCGACGACCTCGAGCGCACCTGGGCGCGGCAGCTCGCCGGCACGGAGTTCGCGGTGGAGGACGTGCCGCCGTCGGACCCCGCGCCGTGGGAGGACGGCGGCGTGCCGCTGGGCCGCTGCTTCCCCGCGGAGTCGGGGCAGCCCGCCCGGGTGGTGGTGTACCGGCGCCCGGTCGAGCTGCGGGCCGAGGACGAGGACGACCTCGCCGACCTGGTGCACGACGTCGTCGTGGAGCAGGTGGCGCACCTGCTCGCGCGGACGCCGGAGGAGATCGACCCGGGCTTCGAGGGACGCTAG
- a CDS encoding response regulator transcription factor produces the protein MTATPAARPLRVVIAEDSAILRDGLVALLARRGHDVVAVGDGDALVREVSLRAHDGALPDVVVADIRMPPTFTDEGMRAATALRQAHPGLPVLVFSQYVETRYASQLLAGGAGGVGYLLKDRVADVRDFLDGLARVADGQTVLDPEVVTQLMGSTAQGDPGLARLSPREREVLALMAEGRSNGAIAERLFLSYGAVEKNVAAIFAKLGLEADAADHRRVLAVLRYLGA, from the coding sequence ATGACCGCCACGCCCGCCGCGAGGCCGTTGCGCGTGGTGATCGCCGAGGACTCGGCGATCCTGCGCGACGGCCTCGTCGCGCTGCTCGCCCGCCGCGGTCACGACGTCGTGGCTGTCGGCGACGGCGACGCCCTCGTGCGGGAGGTGTCGCTGCGGGCCCACGACGGGGCGCTGCCCGACGTCGTCGTCGCCGACATCCGCATGCCGCCCACCTTCACCGACGAGGGCATGCGGGCCGCGACCGCGCTGCGCCAGGCACACCCCGGGCTGCCCGTGCTCGTGTTCTCGCAGTACGTCGAGACCCGGTACGCGTCCCAGCTCCTCGCCGGCGGGGCCGGCGGCGTCGGGTACCTGCTCAAGGACCGCGTGGCCGACGTGCGCGACTTCCTCGACGGGCTCGCGCGCGTCGCCGACGGGCAGACCGTGCTCGACCCCGAGGTGGTCACCCAGCTCATGGGCTCGACGGCGCAGGGCGACCCCGGCCTCGCGCGGCTCTCCCCGCGCGAGCGCGAGGTGCTCGCGCTCATGGCCGAGGGACGCAGCAACGGCGCCATCGCCGAACGGCTCTTCCTGTCGTACGGGGCCGTCGAGAAGAACGTGGCGGCGATCTTCGCCAAGCTCGGCCTGGAGGCCGACGCCGCCGACCACCGCCGCGTGCTGGCGGTGCTGCGCTACCTCGGCGCGTAG
- a CDS encoding sensor histidine kinase, whose protein sequence is MNTVPHALSARTWREYGYLWVALLLAPFGLAYALLVPSLGAGLLVTVVGLFLVGGLVLGGRGWGSAHRGLARSALGVDVDAPPAFVRPRGFWRSLAAMLFDGTGWRALLFLFVTFPLTIFSFVVSTTFLAVGLGGITYWTWWWSLPLQGFPGGARERGFSIQNGHWYWVANTPPRIALVALGGLVFLLVWPFLTHGLTSLHRGLVRGLLGPTSGSIRVAALRASRAAAVEDADARLRRIERDLHDGTQARLVAVAMQLGEAREQLAAGGDPALAADLLDTAHASTKEALTELREIARGIHPPALDDGLAVALETLAARAPLPVTVDVDASVDDAVLAPAVRSIAYFTVAELLTNVAKHARATGAYVLVDRPDTATLRLRVRDDGRGGAVVVTGGTDGERTGLAGLVERIASVDGTFHLSSPEGGPTVVDVTLPTSTRA, encoded by the coding sequence ATGAACACCGTGCCCCACGCCCTGTCCGCCCGCACCTGGCGCGAGTACGGCTACCTCTGGGTAGCGCTGCTGCTCGCGCCCTTCGGCCTCGCCTACGCGCTGCTCGTCCCCTCGCTGGGCGCCGGGCTGCTCGTCACCGTCGTCGGACTGTTCCTCGTGGGCGGGCTCGTGCTGGGCGGCCGGGGCTGGGGCTCGGCCCATCGCGGCCTGGCGCGCTCGGCCCTCGGTGTCGACGTCGACGCCCCGCCGGCGTTCGTCCGCCCGCGCGGGTTCTGGCGGTCGCTCGCCGCCATGCTGTTCGACGGCACCGGCTGGCGCGCCCTGCTCTTCCTGTTCGTCACGTTCCCGTTGACGATCTTCTCGTTCGTCGTCTCGACGACGTTCTTGGCCGTCGGCCTCGGCGGCATCACGTACTGGACGTGGTGGTGGTCGCTGCCGCTGCAGGGCTTCCCGGGCGGCGCGCGCGAGCGCGGCTTCTCCATCCAGAACGGCCACTGGTACTGGGTCGCCAACACGCCGCCCCGCATCGCCCTCGTGGCCCTCGGCGGGCTGGTCTTCCTGCTGGTCTGGCCGTTCCTCACGCACGGCCTCACCTCGCTGCACCGCGGCCTGGTGCGCGGCCTGCTCGGCCCGACGTCGGGGTCGATCCGCGTGGCCGCGCTGCGCGCCTCGCGCGCGGCCGCCGTCGAGGACGCCGACGCCCGCCTGCGCCGCATCGAGCGCGACCTGCACGACGGCACGCAGGCCCGGCTCGTCGCCGTCGCCATGCAGCTCGGCGAGGCGCGCGAGCAGCTCGCCGCGGGCGGCGACCCCGCGCTCGCCGCCGATCTGCTGGACACCGCGCACGCCTCCACCAAGGAGGCCCTGACGGAGCTGCGCGAGATCGCGCGCGGCATCCACCCGCCGGCCCTCGACGACGGCCTCGCCGTGGCGCTCGAGACGCTCGCCGCACGCGCCCCGCTGCCCGTCACGGTCGACGTCGACGCGTCCGTCGACGACGCCGTGCTGGCACCGGCGGTGCGCTCGATCGCGTACTTCACCGTCGCCGAGCTGCTCACCAACGTCGCCAAGCACGCCCGCGCGACGGGCGCCTACGTGCTGGTCGACCGCCCCGACACGGCCACGCTGCGGCTGCGCGTGCGCGACGACGGCCGCGGCGGCGCCGTCGTCGTGACCGGCGGCACGGACGGGGAGCGCACCGGGCTGGCCGGCCTCGTGGAGCGGATCGCGTCCGTGGACGGGACGTTCCACCTGTCCAGCCCCGAGGGCGGGCCTACGGTGGTGGACGTGACGCTGCCGACCAGCACCCGCGCATGA